Proteins encoded in a region of the Zea mays cultivar B73 chromosome 4, Zm-B73-REFERENCE-NAM-5.0, whole genome shotgun sequence genome:
- the LOC542553 gene encoding ferritin-1, chloroplastic — MMLRVSPSPAAAVPTQLSGAPATPAPVVRVAAPRGVASPAAGAACRAAGKGKEVLSGVVFQPFEEIKGELALVPQSPDKSLARHKFVDDCEAALNEQINVEYNASYAYHSLFAYFDRDNVALKGFAKFFKESSDEEREHAEKLMEYQNKRGGRVRLQSIVTPLTEFDHPEKGDALYAMELALALEKLVNEKLHNLHGVATRCNDPQLTDFIESEFLEEQVEAINKISKYVAQLRRVGKGHGVWHFDQMLLEEEA; from the exons ATGATGCTTAGGGTTTCCCCGTCCCCGGCCGCCGCGGTGCCAACCCAGCTCTCCGGTGCGCCCGCGACCCCTGCTCCCGTCGTCAGGGTGGCGGCGCCGCGCGGCGTCGCCTCGCCGGCCGCTGGCGCCGCGTGCAGGGCCGCGGGCAAGGGGAAGGAGGTGCTCAGCGGGGTCGTGTTCCAGCCCTTCGAggagatcaagggggagctcgcccTCGTGCCCCAGTCCCCAGACAAGTCGCTCGCGCGCCACAAGTTCGTCGATGACTGCGAGGCCGCCCTCAACGAGCAGATCAA CGTGGAGTACAACGCCTCGTATGCATACCACTCCCTCTTCGCCTACTTCGACCGCGACAACGTGGCTCTCAAAGGATTTGCCAA GTTCTTCAAGGAATCCAGCGACGAGGAGAGGGAGCACGCTGAAAAGCTCATGGAGTACCAG AACAAACGTGGAGGCAGGGTGAGGCTCCAATCGATTGTGACGCCTTTAACCGAGTTTGACCACCCTGAGAAAGGAGATGCTCTGTACG CTATGGAGCTGGCTCTGGCCCTGGAAAAGCTGGTCAATGAGAAGCTGCACAACCTGCATGGT GTGGCAACAAGGTGCAATGATCCTCAGCTGACAGACTTCATCGAGAGTGAGTTCCTCGAGGAGCAG GTGGAAGCCATAAACAAGATCTCCAAGTATGTCGCCCAGCTGAGGAGAGTGGGCAAGGGGCACG GGGTGTGGCACTTCGATCAGATGCTGCTTGAGGAAGAGGCCTAA
- the LOC103654272 gene encoding LOB domain-containing protein 12 has translation MAGSGSGSPPCASCKLLRRRCTQECVFAPYFPPDDPHKFAIVHKVFGASNVSKMLQELPAQQRADAVSSLVYEANARMRDPVYGCVGAISYLQQQVSQLQVQLALAKAEILCVQMQHDESAAASAAPAPAKQQQLYHHHQQQQTMECEAYGSLLVQNGLMMNTLGSAGAAHQQQQMLGGFGSAGNTAMALQEACLKKETLWA, from the exons ATggccggcagcggcagcggcagcccGCCCTGCGCATCGTGCAAGCTGCTGCGGCGGCGGTGCACGCAGGAGTGCGTGTTCGCACCCTACTTCCCTCCCGATGACCCCCACAAGTTCGCCATCGTCCATAAGGTCTTCGGAGCCAGCAATGTCAGCAAGATGCTGCAG GAGCTGCCTGCTCAGCAGAGAGCGGACGCCGTGAGCAGCCTGGTGTACGAGGCCAACGCGCGCATGAGGGACCCCGTGTACGGCTGCGTGGGCGCCATCTCCTACCTCCAGCAGCAGGTCTCCCAGCTCCAGGTGCAGCTCGCCCTCGCCAAGGCCGAGATCCTCTGCGTCCAGATGCAGCACGACGAGTCAGCTGCAGCTTCTGCCGCGCCAGCACCGGCAAAGCAACAACAACTCTAtcaccaccaccagcagcagcagacgATGGAGTGCGAGGCTTACGGCAGCCTGCTCGTGCAGAATGGTCTGATGATGAACACGTTGGGCAGCGCTGGTGCAGCTCATCAGCAGCAGCAGATGCTGGGTGGCTTCGGCTCTGCGGGGAACACTGCAATGGCGCTGCAGGAGGCGTGCCTCAAGAAAGAGACCCTTTGGGCATGA